GTCTATGCACGTCGCCAAGAGAGGCGAAGTCCGCCTCGAAGAACCGGGCGTTTCCTCCAGCCTGTTCGACGGCATGGACAACGGCCGCTCCGCGTCCCGTATCACGTCCGTGCACCAGGATATGCATGCCGGGTCGTGCAAGCTCTTCGACGACCCGACGGCCAAGTCCATCGGTTGAGCCCGTCACGAGGATTGTTTTGTGTGCGCTCATGGTGTTTCCTTCTGTGCTTCAGATTATTGTCAGAAACATCTTCTCGGATAGGGGGTGGTATTTGCATAGGAACTTCTTTAATTATGGGCGCGGTGTTATACGCCGCATTTGAAGCGGACGCCGCCCAAGCCCTGTCAACCTGGCCGACCAACACCTAGCTATCCATTGGTGAAGCTATCCGCCGCTGCTTTCATTGGGCAGTGAGCACGATCTTGCACTGGATTTGGCCTTGCCTTCAGTTCTCCCGCTGCTCGCTATCCACAACGGCCGCCCGCTCAGTGAGAGGACGCCGCCGCAGGGATGACTGGGCGATCGCCGGCGGGACATAGGCCGCTCCTTCCAGCGGCGCCACATCAACGCCCGGCGGGACGATCTCGTCGATCCGGTCGAGGATTTCATTGCTTAACTGCACCTCCGCGCCAGCGAGCAGATCGTCGAGTTGCTTAGGCGTGCGGGGGCCGATGAGGGCGGATGTAATCGCCGGATGCGTCACGACGAAGGCCAGTGCCATGTGGGTCAACGACAGGCCCGCATTTTCGGCCAGCGGGATGAGCCGCTCGACAGCGTCGAGGCTGGCTTCGTCGGACATTGCCTTGGGGAAATATTTCGCGCGCAGAGAGTCCGGTTGCTCTCCGCCCTTGCGGTATTTGCCTGTGAGCATACCCTTAGCCAGCGGGCTCCACGCCATCGCTCCCATGCCATAACGCTGACAGGTGGGCAGCACCTCCCGCTCGATCGAACGGTTGAGAATAGAGTAGGGCGGTTGTTCTGTGCGGAAACGCGCCAGCCCGCGTCGCTCGGCGACCCATTGCGCCTCCACGATGGCGGAAGCAGGAACGGTTGAGGCACCGATGGCGCGCACCTTGCCCTCGCGCATCAGGTCGGTGAGAACCGACAGCGTTTCCTCGATATCGGTATCCGGCGCCAGCCGATGAATCTGATAAAGGTCGATGTGGTCGGTCTGCAAGCGGCGCAGCGAGTCTTCGACCGCGCGGGTCAGCCAACGCCGCGACCCACCCCGGCGGTTGGGGTCGTCCCCCATCGGGAGAGACGCCTTGGTGGCAAGCACGACATCGTCTCGCCGCCCCTTCAGTGCCTTGCCGACGATTTCCTCGGACTCGCCCTGGTGATAAGCATCGGCGGTGTCGATAAAATTGATGCCGAAATCGATTGCCTTGTGGATCATGCCGACGCATTCATCGTGATCAGCATTGGCGATTCTCCCAAACATCATCGTGCCCAGGCAGTAGGGGCTGACCTGGATGCCGGTACGGCCAAGTTGACGATATTGCATGGTGTTCTCCTCGTATGATGGCAACGGTGCAGGTGAATCATGTTCACAACAGTCGCGGGAGAGATCCCCGCTGCAGAGCGCCTCTAGCATCTGACATGAGTCGAGTATGGCAAGCCGAAACAGGATGAACTACAATAAATAGTCCGTATTTAGTTTGCAGGTGTCCTGTTTTGCTCGATCCGCTTGCCCAGGTAGTCACGCTCCTCCAACCCGCTACCCCGTTTTCGAAACGGGGTAGCGGCGCCGGTCGTTGGAGAGTTCTCCGCACAGAGGTCGGGCGCCCTTTCTATTGCGCCATTCTTGAGGGAGCATGCCGTCTCAAAGCCGACGGGTACGACGAGATCGTCCTCGAAGAGGGGGATTTCGTGCTCCTCCCCTCCGCGTATAACTTTTCAATGTCGAGCTACTCGCCCACGACCCCCGAAGACATCGTTCATACCTCCATCGTGTTACCCGATGGCGAACACAGGGTCGGCAACCCAAACGACTCTCCCGATGTCCGCTTTCTGGTGGGTTACTGTGTCTTTCGCTCCCCGGATGCGGCTCTGCTCTCGTCGCTGCTCCCCAAGCTTGTACACGTTCGGGGAGTGGATCGGCTGGCCACTCTTATGCAACTCGTCGGCGATGAAGCGCGTGCGCAACGGCCGGCGCGGGATGTGGTTCTGGAACGTCTGCTGGAAGTCCTGCTCATCGAGGCCCTTCGCTCTGACGGAAAGACGA
This Vreelandella neptunia DNA region includes the following protein-coding sequences:
- a CDS encoding AraC family transcriptional regulator codes for the protein MLDPLAQVVTLLQPATPFSKRGSGAGRWRVLRTEVGRPFYCAILEGACRLKADGYDEIVLEEGDFVLLPSAYNFSMSSYSPTTPEDIVHTSIVLPDGEHRVGNPNDSPDVRFLVGYCVFRSPDAALLSSLLPKLVHVRGVDRLATLMQLVGDEARAQRPARDVVLERLLEVLLIEALRSDGKTNTSPGLLRGLTDERIAIAIRRIHESPEQPWTVAQLANEATLSRSAFYERFGRAVGMAPMEYLLAWRMALAKDLLRREKASIADVAERVGYSSASTFSVAFGRHVGLPPARYARGASFDRVLQAEADSSPETGSIA
- a CDS encoding aldo/keto reductase — its product is MQYRQLGRTGIQVSPYCLGTMMFGRIANADHDECVGMIHKAIDFGINFIDTADAYHQGESEEIVGKALKGRRDDVVLATKASLPMGDDPNRRGGSRRWLTRAVEDSLRRLQTDHIDLYQIHRLAPDTDIEETLSVLTDLMREGKVRAIGASTVPASAIVEAQWVAERRGLARFRTEQPPYSILNRSIEREVLPTCQRYGMGAMAWSPLAKGMLTGKYRKGGEQPDSLRAKYFPKAMSDEASLDAVERLIPLAENAGLSLTHMALAFVVTHPAITSALIGPRTPKQLDDLLAGAEVQLSNEILDRIDEIVPPGVDVAPLEGAAYVPPAIAQSSLRRRPLTERAAVVDSEQREN